The sequence CATCAAATCCTTCACTGTTACGGATGGTCTGAAAACACCTCACCAGATCGTCTTTATGTTCATACACTGTATTCACAGCACGACTGTTGAAGTTCCAACGGGTTGCCGATGCACTTGGAAGTCGGTGCGCCACCACCTCGTCAAGCACTGCAGTCCTCTTGCTCGATTTAGTAAAAAAAGAAGCGAATCCTGCTATGTCGGAAAAAAAGTGACTGATTTGAGGGATGTGGGAGGTTGCTTGTTGCATTACCAGGTTTAACTGATGGGCATAACAATGTACGTAGTGAGCGTTAGCATAAATGTCCTGTATCTTACGCTGCACTCCTCCAGTGGTACCCCTCATTACAGCGGCCCCATCGTAGGCCTGGGCGATCAACTTTCTCTCTTGTCCCTGGGGGAGGATGAAGCGCAGCCTCTCCGATAAGGCACTGGCTATTGCATCTGCACAAGCATTGGGTAGCTTGATGAATTCAAAAAAACGCTCTTGAATACGGTTTCGTTGGTCAATGTATCTTAGCACCATGACTAACTGACAGTGTGTAGAAATGTCAGTGGTTTCATCAGCTTGAATGGCTAAAAACTTCGCTGCCTTTACTTCTTCCACGATCCTTTCTCTCAGAACTGCCAACATGCAATCCAGGATCTCGTTCTGGACTGTTTTCGAGGTGCCTTTAAATACAGTAGCATTTTCAAGGTGTTGCCTCAAGTCGTGATCAATTGATGCCATCAAGTCGACTAAACCTCTAAAAATCCCTGGATTGTCTGAGGAATCACTTTCATCATGTCCCCACATTGCTAGCTCAAAAGCACCACAAAACTTAATACAATCGAtgattttagataaaatatgacGGTTTTTATCTACCTCTTCGTTGTGCCTTCTTAAAGCAATCCGATGTCCATCATCTAGCTGCGCCGCTATGCTAGTTTTCCCTAGCACAGCTAGCTTTACACTGTTGTCCATATGAACTCGTGAGCTTTCACGTTTTCTGCAGGGGCGCAATTTTAAGCGCCCCCAAACCATTTAATTCAGCGACGCTGATaggtcaaatatttattattttcccctgGCAACCATTTAATGATAGGCTATTTCGCTGCATATCAAGGGCGCTTTGACGAGCgccccagaagaagaaaaacaccgtTTGTTGGTTGAACTTTAATGAGTCAGctggtgaaaatgttaaaatacgcCTGGCTGTATATGGGCACACACATAGTAAAACTATCAttgatgaattttttaaaaatatatatttttactcctCCACATTTGGGGGGGCGGAGCCCGAGCGCCCCCTATGGGCCAGCCGCCACTGGCAGTCAGTCATGAGCACATGACTGactggtgaaagaagctggcagaattattggaataagtctgccagagattagtaatatcttccccactcgctgtctgagacGGGTGCACAGTGttctgcgggaccaacatcaccctgcgcgccaccttttccacctgctgccctcagggagaaggtacaggtctatacaggattgtcttattgcactggagtcacactgggttaaatatttacacttgggttttaaggggtatttattattttcttcattattttatttacgggttgtacggaagccccaaatgcaatttcattgttctctgacaatgacaataaataaataaatactaaatactaatatACTAAAATACATGTGAGTGAACAACAGACATTTTAGCTTAACAATTatggtgaaaaaagaaaaccatctGTTTATCCTTTTAGGTTTTTTTCATATAAGAATGTAAtggaaaaaatatgaaagacaagaaagacactgcattatattttatatgttttaaaatCCGTGTTTATCATGTTGTCATATCTTTTAAAGATGCTTGGAGACATAATATCTATAATATCTCATAATAGCCAATTAATTGATTACACATTCACATTCCTGCACATTTCTCTTAAAGTTGGGGACACATTTCTGGCGTGTACGTTTGTGGATTTGCATGTGCATTGGCTgattgatttgttttctttcttctctcagaaaaacaacaaacagaagatgTCCCCTATAATTTTAGCTTTGGTACCTTTTGAATATATAATTTAATGCTCCAGccgattttgttttctttgtgtctaaTTGTTTTACGCGTTTTAATTATGTCCCTTGAGTTAAAAACCCCAAATCAGGCCGGTCATTAAAGAGACACTTGATCCgatgaaagcattttttttaaaagatcaaAACAAACGCTGTGTCTCTTGGCTTGTGAGGTGTCTCCACAAGCATTTGTATGTTCTGAACCTCACTTACGTGGGCCCATGCGCAAGcctgaaaatgaaactaaacttTATGAAAACAAATCAGAAATCCATAACCCTGTCTGCAGTCTAGTTGTGTGCAAccatttgggttttttgtgttaCATCTTTCACATAAACCAAAGAGAAGGAGTCATTTTCTCTCAGGGTACTCTATCtcaaaaaaaatgtgttgcgAATGGTTCATATTTCATCCTTTTAAAACTCATTCACTGTTTGCTCGCCCACGGATGGTTTTGAAACATGTGCTGGTAGTTTTGAGGATTGTGGTTTTTTTATgttgcttctttcttttttttatccacaCCTTGGTAGGCACTTTGTCAAAACCCCCCCTGAGAAAATCCTGCAAATAAAGAATCCCGACACTCTTTAGTGTTTCCATAGTCCCGCAGGGCAATTGATTTGCTTTAAGGTCAAAGAACCCCAGTAATGTTATGCAACAATAACAGAAACCTGGGCAGCGGCTTTGAAATTAATACCTTCATAGAAAACAAGCAGCAGATGCTGTTTGTGATTGTTAATGGAGGAAGGGGATGGTCCTAAagttctctatttttttttgtctctttggttttcttttgagcTATTTGTTCACAAAATAGTCATGTGGTTGTGTGCCAGGCTAATGTGGGATAGAGAGAAAACACgagagacaaagaggaagacaagGCAAGTTGGATGGTGCTGTGATACTCATTAACCCATTAGATGGAGTAACAGCTGGACACCCACAACCATCTGCAGCTTGTTTCCTCTCTAAACAAGACTGCTTAACCTGATCTCTCTcttacacttacacacacacacacacacacacacgtgcgcacacTCTTTATagtctcacacacattcacataccatctcgctctctcttttttccccacattcaAGACTGATCTATGAGCATCTCCCTCCTTCcctgtcacgcacacacattaacacacaaacaccgtGAACCTTCCCGCCCCCACAAGTTCTTAATTTTCCAGCTGTGTAGGCAAGCAGCGGTGGGCAGTTTGTCCCCCTGACAagggtcacagacccaggagagagagagctctctttctttccacTGACTGCTTGGATGACTGGAGCGCAGGCAGCGAGATAAACACTTGAAGCAGGAGAGGGGGCGAGAGGGAGTAAGGGAGACTCACAGGGCgggagggaggaggaaatgGTGTGCAGATGGGTGGGATTGAGGGAGTGTGGCACACAGAGCGGAGGCATGAGAAAGCGTGATGAGATGAGGAAGGTAAGTGGGAGGAGGAAGGGGAAGGATTGAGGCAGGTCAGAGTGGCAGCTTGGAGGGTGGAGGTGAGGATGAGAGCAGGGGATcgttgtgtgtgtgggaggggttCCAGTGAACCACAGCATGATGGATCACGATGTTAGCGGATAAGATGGGTGTTGAGAGGGGGCAGGCTTGGCTTGTCAAGAGCAGCTTTTGTCAGAAAGCAACGTACAggcgcacacgcgcacacacacagtcacatcaGCACCATAGGAAGAGGAGTATGGctgcagagagacagaagacagagaggcagagaaaggCCACACATGCATAGTCCTTTCTGATTTATGTAGCACCGTGAAAGGCAATTTATATGTCTAACACACTAAAAGGATTCCAAGATTTCAACCTGCCTTTTATGCAGATGCGCTCCATTGCTCAAGAAAGTGCTCTACTTGCAGTTctgtccctttctctctctctctctccccccccaacacacacacgtttgtacatacacacactaacacacagatCATTGACCCGGCCAAGGTGGGCGCCATTTTCAATTTGGAGTTTCATTCTGTTGGTCCCAGAGTGTTGCATTGCAGTGGGTCCTCTCTACATACTTTTCCCCAGACCTTGACTTGCCCACCGCAACCAAATCGTATTAAAAGAGCTTAGACGAAGGACGATTAAGACAGCCAATGACTTAAGGCAGTGTTATAACTTTAGCAAAGGATAAAAACGTATGTCTGCTATTTGAACTTGAAAAGGTGGAATGGATTTGACAGCCCTGTGTTGAGTTATAAAACCAGTAGGTATATTCAAaccatttgatcttggatgtattAGAATTAGGATGTCATATTTGAAATACATAGACAGTTCTTCGGTGGTAGTAATGTTAGTAGTAGTAGTGCTGATATCAGTTGTAAAGTTGGCTTTAGCAGATCAGTATACGCTCACTGgctactttgttaggtacacctgttcaactgcgtAATGCAAATATGTAATCGTCCTATCCCATGGCAGTAACCCAGTGCATTTAGACATGCAGACATTGTCAAGACAACCTGGTCAAGTTCAaattgagcatcagaatgaggaagaaagctTTCTGAGCACAATTGGGACTTCTTAGTAACAACTAAGCATCCTATAAATACTACAGCCTACCTGTGTGTTGTTCCTGATCATGTCCATTGTACATTGtgacccatcttctgatggctttTTCCAGGAGGATAATGCGCTATGTCAAAAAAGATTATTTCAGATACGGGGCAAAATCTCCAAGATATGTTTCCAGCAACTTGTTCAATCTATGCGATTCAGAATTAAGGTAGTTCTAACCCAATATCAGCAAGGTGTACCTGAAGTGAAGTGGCCTGTGAGTGTATATGAGTGGCTCTCaaacagttctttttttaatggaagTAGAGAAACTGCATCAGGGATGttgaaaaaaaggggaaaaatatggttgaaataaaatatataaggcTTCCAGTGATGCCACTGGTAATGGATTGGCTAAGGGTTTAAATTGTAATTCTGTGTGAGCGTCAGTGGAGCATTTGCAGAATTTACAGCATTTACAAGACTACATCAGACTGACCAAAGACCTGTGCTATTTACTAAAAGGCCCTTTGGGTTGTAACATTGGTCTTTGAGCTGTAACATTTGTATTAATAGTGAGATTCTAGTTGAAATAACAAGACACTATCTGATTTAATTTAGGTTGGTTTACAGTCCTGAAGGAATTATGTCACGTTGGTGGAATGGATTCAGATGCAGACTGAGAAAGCACAGTTCaacaatactttattaatcacacTGGTGCGAAATGTACACGTGAAGGGGGGGGACTCCAGGGTTCCGGGGATCAATAGGCTGGGGAAACACACTTCTACGCACTTGCTCCGCTGCTTGTCCAAACAATCTCCACACAAGCTGCCCACTCACACTCACGGGGTCCAGGGGTCACAAAAGGGCTGATCCAGGTAAACCTATTAACACAGACGAGGGTAAGTCGGAGGCAAGCACGGGAACAACAGAATCGCAATGAAGCCAGGCAATACTAACGAGAGTTACTCAATATTCCAGCGATGAGTAGCTCAGAGCCCCTGTCTTAAGAAGAGCTGCAAATCACCggagatcagctgcaggtgcgtgggccaagggcgggagcccaatcagagctccgcccaggcagacaggtaggagagagagagagagagagcaaggtgaggggagcagagagagagtaaaacaacaaacacttgtGGCCACACTGGGCTGTCCggggaggcacagggaccatgacaaatTATGTGTGAGCTGTAGCCTTAAAACAAGTTTTGCATCACAAGGATTTGACCATGAAGTACTTGACTACAAACAGCTGTTTTATCCAGCTGTGTATTGTTTCAACATTATTTCATGCACCAAAGAGTGCTTAAAATGTAGTAAGTACCAAAGAAAAGTAGGAAGTGAGAAAGAAACTGGCAGACTGAgaggcacaaaaacaaaaaacccttttaTAACAGCACAGCAGGTCAAGAAGCTTCTCCAGGAGTAGGTTTGCTCGTTCCCTTGTGGATCAAAACATATTGCAGATGCACAGGGGATTGACCACAAGGTGCAAACTACTGGCAAGTTTCAAAAACGGAAAAGTCAGGCATTTACCTCAACATTGTAGTCATTAtagtaacaaaacaaaattcagcTTTGGAAATAAGAGAGGCTGTAGAATCTGGAGGGGTGGAGGTCTGAGGAGAAGAGGAGTGAAagtcagtaaaataaaaaacagaatacagttTTGTGAATGAGGGAGACAATGTGtaacagtgaaaatgaaagGAGTAGAGGTAGTAAAGATGTGcaagtttaaatacctggggtcaaccatccaaaaCAACAGACAGTTGAGCATGTGGAGTGGGAGGAAACAAGTGTCAGGGGTAATTTGTGGCATAAAGATATAAGCAGGAGTGAAAGGGATGGTTTACGAGACTGAAGTAGTatctgctatgatgtatggtgTCAAGACAGCAAGACTGACAATAGACAGGAGGccaagctggaggtggcagagctgaagatgttaagatttCCACTGGGAGTGACCGGGGACGACACGATTCAAAACAAGGCCAACGAGAAGAATTTTGGAGACAAAGAGAGGCTgaaatggtttggacatgtgttgAGGAGAGATAGTGGATAGATTTGACAAAGGATGTtcaagatggagctgccaggcagaagGAGGAAGACCTCAGGCAAGATTCATGGAAATGGTGAAGGTGGACATTCAGAAGGTTGGTGTGatagaggaggatgctagggatagggtgaggcagatgatctgctgaagGGAGCAaccaaaagaagaggaaacctaacaaaagagaagaaggaggaaaaaaagaatttgtCCACATCTGGACTTTTCAGTCAGCACCTAAATCAGAAAAAATAATGAGCCAACAGTGTGTACGCACTTGAGAAATGATGTGAAGAGTAACAGAACTAACAAGGATACCTGCGTCACTGGGAGCAGGACATAGTTGTCCTGACTACCAAGCTGCTGTTTCTACCATGACTAAACATCTCCGACTCTCTATGGCATCAAGCGTTCATCTGTCTGTTGATTTTCTAGACTCAACCTAACTAAAAAAAGGTTGGCCCTTTCATTATTCTTCCTTCAAACTTACTTTTTACAAGCCCCTGAGGTTTTGAATTATGCAAATTGAGTTTGAGGCTCCGTCAGTTTGGGGCTGCTTCTCTCAACCCAGACTAATCCCATCTAATTACAGAAGAAAAGAGTTTGATGTCATTTGTGAGCACTCCTTTAGATATACAGGCCTGTGTCAAGCAAGTCGAGCAGCGCAGTTCATAAATTGGGACTCCAACAAGAGTGCTTTACCACCTGATGTCCAAATGACTTCCTCAGAGGATACCCAGAGGAACCCACGTCAGACCACAAAGTGGATGCTGAATTCATAACATTAAATGTGTTCAAcaagcagagagaaaagaaagagcagagaATGAAATACCAAGCAATTCACGGGGTTTAATACAAACAAAGTCTTTCAAAGTCTGGTCATAAATTAAAATGCTCCCTCTAATGACCTCAGCTTTTTATGCACAGCACACCCAGGTGCTCTACAGTCCTTGAACTCTAAATTTTCTGCAGCCCCTAAAATTATCAGGAAAACCATAACTTTTGTAAGCACTCATTGGAACATGCTTGACAATAGGGCTTGTTtgacttgaaaaacaaaattttgGCGACTAAACAGTACGGTCGAGGTATTCAGGGATTGTAGGCACTGCATATTTTGATTAGTGTTTACTGTATATTTAGTCACATGGCACTCATAAGTACAATGCTAACCAAATATGTCTATCCATTTTTCAGTCCtttaatggtaaaaaaaaataaaagaaaagactaaatgacaataataaagtttttctttcaatAAAAGCCTCTTCTTACTGTGTCCAttgatttctcctgtttatgttTCCCTTTAGACATATATTTGTTCTTCCCATCTCCATTTGCGTCTCACTGCCTCATTGTCTCTGTCATTGCCTTACAATTGGAGCACCCATTCCTGGCACAAAGTCAGCCATTCACAACTGCAGGAACTGAAGAAACTGAGGAAAATGACTGTGAGGTTATTTTCTTTATATGcgtttacttttacttttattgtaATTCGAGTAGGGACCTTCAACTTCTCACTAAGAGAGTGTATTGCTTTGTACATGGCAGTTTTTGTGACTTGTGGGGTGGAAAATAGCACACCATCACAACACTGTGAGAAATATTACAGCCGGAGACTCCAAGACGCCGTGTCGCTCTCCATCCGTTCTGCTTCGATGTGAAGCCATGGCTTTTTTTATTGTCCTTGTTGTCGGCAACATTGCACAATTACAACAGGCACCATAACGGGACTTGATGTTGTCACTAAGCTTTCATCCATTTCAAAAGGTGCTCTAGCTGTGTCTGTGCGGGATTGTTTGCGTTTGTAAAGAGTCGCCCAAAGACAAAAGCGGTTGGACGAGTCAAACAAGAAAGGGAAGGTGAAGATAGACTGGAAGTGCGAAACAGGGGAAGACAAGGAACATGAAAGGTTGCAGAAGTATGTGTTATTAGATTTCTCCATTGATAACTCCTGCAGTGCACCTTAGCAGGAGGTACCAAGGGAGGCTACTGATCTTTCTGCAAAACTCCAACAGACTACTCCTTCCAAGGCATTTATAGAATTATAATCCATTTTCAGTGTGCACTAGAAGACTTATACCATGGTGGGCTGTAAACTGAGATTAGATTCACAGCATGATATTGAGGCACCTCTGTGCATGCAAATATAGATGGGATGTTAGCAGAATCTCATCTTCTGTGTCAACACCTTAAAAGGACACGACATATGATGTCCTTGAGAGGACCATAGACTGTAGGACGCAAGTGCACCTCATTGCTAAATGAAGACTTGCTTTAGCTTAATTGCAAGTTCCCTGTGTGGACAGAACTAATCAGAGCAGTCTTCATTCACTTGCTGAGTCAGAAACCAAGGAAGAAGACGTAGCACAAAAGCGATAtggtggtttgtttttctccagatTTGGGGGACGACAAAGGCTACATGTGAACAAGCTTTTAAAATAGCATGGCCCTGTCAGCCTTTTTCTGATTTGTTCTTGGAATGCAGATTTGCAAAGGAAGCAGCCCCTGAAATGAAACACAGCAAGTACgttgagtgtgtgtgattgtaCAGCAGCTTGTGTGCATGCCTAATATAAGAGTCCCCCAGAGTTTATCTGTTTGAGTATGCAGTAGCAGTGTCTGTGTTACCGTAAAAGGGTACTTGTCTGTGGCTCCCAGCTTGCCTTGGGCCAtcctgtggtgtttaaatttgTGTATCATCTGTCATTTAGCCTTCTATCCCTGTGCCTCTGAAAGCCTACTGCCTCTTCGGTGCTTACCGCCCCACAATGTTTCCAATACAATAACTCAGGCAAGCTAACAGGATCACATAACGTAGCATGACTATTGTGAACGCCAACGGTGGAATTCACTTTGTTGCTCAGCCTTTCTGTATCTGCCGTATCTGCTTTTCTCTCCGTTTGCGGGTGTTGTTCAAAACCCAAGCTTTGGTCTATGTCGTGCTCCCTTTAAATGCTTTCTCTGGTtcagaataacagaaaatttgGAGATGTTCTTAAATCTTGTTTCTTTATGTAAATGTTTCATATTTGACCTACGCATCAGTGGGTACAGCTGAGTAACTTTCACAaaagtttgaatttttaaaCCTTAGAGGACGCTATTAAAGGTGCCATGGGTAGTCTGGAGTTAAGGGGATAATTTTCTACCTTAGCAATTCTCAGTTGGTCACATCAAAggaccattttttaaaaagttgcttGCACATTAATTAGAACTGTCTTGTGTAGGAAAAAAGCACTAATTGGCCTAATGGGGCACTTTGGTACGTCGGTCAAGCATAATATCCATTTTACCAGTGATAATAATAGTTGAAAAATTATGCAGACAGATGGATCTTGTTTCTACTTTCTTTCTGTTACCTCTTATGATTCTACAATTGATTGTTAAGTGAAACTTATCTGGAATTTGTTATTCTCCCACCCATTTGtacataaaaaaacacattaacgcGTGCCGCTCAGATTGGTCACCCACAGTGCAATCAGTGCCCTCCAGTGCTACTTCAGGAACCATTAGACTGTGGTTTACAAAAAAGGCCGGAGAAACATTTACCGCTGTCAGTCGAAGCTTTTAACTCCTCATCAACGGCAGCTCTTTGAATGGCTTTCATCATTTTATATTCATAACCTTCCCTTTGATTTGGCGATGCTGAATGGTTTCCACAGATTTCACTGATCATTAATTTGAGGGCAGTCAGAATTTATTCTGAGCAGGAGAGGACAGAATGCTCTTGATGGCGTCAGATGTATTGTGAGCCATTATGCAGGCATGATATGAGTTGTGTTGACCAGGACCTTGCTTTTTTTATGGATAGATTTGACTGAAGAATTCCTATTTCTTCTTGGAAACGATAGCTTAACTGCACAGTTTGTCATTAGAGGCCTGTGATGAATGGCATGACACCGAGAATTGAAATAGCACTCTCACTTTTTATCTCTTATGGTTAGCTCTGGTTTCTGGTGGGGTTTAGCTTCTGTGGAGTTTCAAGGAAGAGAATGCCAGCTGAGCAGACAATCATGCCCACGTTGTCACCCCCAAGGCCTCATGCTTCATCTCAATAAGCCCCTGTCTCCCCCCAGCTCCAAAGCAGTTTGAAATAGCATTTGGGATTTGGGTGGTATGTGAAGGTGCGTGGgagtgtgtgcatttgtatgtgtgtgttccttaaTAGAAACCAAGGCAAAGTGAGAGGTCATGTTTCATACTGTCAGCTGGACTGCGGAGGAAGATCGAGAATAGAATGaaggagggagaaagaaagcagaaaataagGAGTGAAGTTgtggatagaaaaaaaacaaagactaagAATTTTAATCAGACTGAGAAGCAAAGGGAGAGAAATGCTGAAAATAGAGAAAGTCTGAGGCAGAAAGACTGAAAGCTAATGTTCATAGGTGTTCCCTGTTGTGAAACATCAGCTTTACTCCCTGTAAAGAAACAGGCCAgtgaaacaagaagaaaaaggaagataTAGAGGTCAAGAGGGAGAAAGCGAGCAATGCATTTGGATAATAAGGATTCGCATGAAAGATTTAAgagcttgtttgttttgggggttttttgttccTGTGTTCCTGTGAATCTTTCTAGTATACTCTCAGCTGAAATTACAAGGCCTCATTAGTGTGGAGATTACAAAAAGAATTTTCCACAGAGTCTAAACATAAGATGTACCACTTGCGTGTTGTGCTGAGCCTTATTAGTAACAAATCTGccatataatttattttaatgtttctcttttcttaTATGTTCTCACACTCTGCTTGCTCTCTATCCCTCTTTCACTCTTTCCCACTCCTTTACATTATTCCTGTTCACGGTTTGCTGCCAACATTCGTGAAGGTCATGACAGTCCATCACCTTTGATTGCAACTATTCACTCTCTTGCAAAACACTCTCAGTGCGTGTAAATTAAGATTTCTCTGTTTTATCAGCAAGGTGTATATTATGCTGTGAAAAAAGTCTTTGCCCCCTTgctgatttcttagtttttagTATGTTTGTCATGCTTAGATGATCACCAAACAAATTGTAATGTTCTACTAAGATACCTGAGTAAGTACAGAATGCAGTTattaaatgatttcatttatcaaGGGAAACAGTTTTTCAAATGAATCTGGCAATATATGACAAAGTAATTACCCACTAAACCTACAGTAATAGCTGGTTGTGCCACCTTTGGCAGAAAGAACTGGAATCAAACATTtgcaataactggcaatgattcattcacatcactgtggaggaattttggcacaCTCTCTTTTGCAGACTTGTGCTATTTAAGCCACTTTGGAGGATTTTTGATCACAAAtggcctgtttaaggtcattCCACAGCATCTCCATCAAGCAActaaaaccttcattttgtttttgtgaaccATTCAGAGGATTTGCTGATGTCTTTCAGATCACTGTCCTGCTTCATGATTCAAATATGTGTGTGCTTCAGGGTTCAAATTGATGGCCAGGCATTGTCCTTTGGGCGAAccattgttttatgtttgttttttcagtagtGGTATTCCCCTTcaatgccatttttgcccagtctgggtttttttgttgttgtttttttttttactgtttttaccttaactgagacaagtaaggcctgcagttctttagatgttgttctgggttctggATGAATCATTGCTGTGCTCTTTGAGTCATTTTAATAGGCTGGCAACTCCTGGGAagcttcaccactgttccatgttttctccatttgtggataatggctctcaccatGGTTCATAGACTCACAAAGCCTTAGAAATAGCTTTGTAACCCTTcccagactgatagatgtcagtgactttggTTCTCAGCTTTTTCTTTAGATCCTGTCacaatgtgttgctttttcaaaCCTTTTAGCCTCCATCACTTTGTCACTCGGTTCAGTTTTAATTCAACAGGTGTGGCAGCTTTCTAAAAAGTGTGGTTAATCACATTTAATTTGTGTTTGGGTAACTTTTTTCCCAATGATAAAAGAAATCATCAttgaaaaactacattttttttttattctggttATCTTTGACTCTTgtttaatgatctgaaacatataACTGTGACAACTATGCAAAAGAAATAAGAAACCAGAGGGCAAGTAGTGcattcatatgtatatgtgtaccATGTTTACATATCTTTGTGTTACtttacttgtggggaccaacagcccCTATGGGGACAAAATGCCTGTCCCTgtgagtttgaaggcattttttaaaattgtggttTTAGTGCCACCTGTATTTTCTTGCAGGTGGCAACTaaatttaaatcaaattaaaatttcaAACCTAATTACACGTTGAGCGTACTCTTATTTATCTAGAGGTTAAGATCGGTAAACCAAATCATGCTTTCAATCCTTGGACTAAAATAGAAGCCttgaaataaaagtaaactaaTGCTTGTGGATATAGAATCCTGGACTCCACCTTTATAATAGCTTTTGGAATATACATAATAATATGTAACTGAATTCCACCCATAGTAATGTTTAACATTGGAGCAAAGCACAGTTAGAAATGCAGTACATTAGGCTGCAAACTTAGAAAAGCATACGTTTATGTCCCCAGAGAGCGATGGCTTCCAGTAGTAAACTGTTCTGATATCGGTTACCTGTTGTTTATTGATGATTCATGGACAGCCCGTTCGGCTAATTATTTTTTAGTTAATTAACTCCATTTTTATTCTCCATTACTGCCAGCTTTTGCACACACTGACACTCAATAGTTTCATGTCAATAACCATTTGCACTGCCAATAGGGTTTAACTCGATCACTGTCAGCTTTGTGCCCTGATGTCAATATCatgactgcattcattttgCTGTGCCTGTACATGCATTCATGCATGTATTCATTGATTAAAAGATGTTATATTACTTTCACAACAATGCTTCCACACTCCAAGGAGACCACTTGCACAGTGAATAGAACCTATCACTCATCAGCTGTAATATGTGGACATGATATCCCTGGAATGACCTGTAGGAATTATGGCTATAGGTTTTTCATTTGGGAATGTCGGAGC is a genomic window of Astatotilapia calliptera chromosome 9, fAstCal1.2, whole genome shotgun sequence containing:
- the LOC113028919 gene encoding zinc finger MYM-type protein 1-like, encoding MVWGRLKLRPCRKRESSRVHMDNSVKLAVLGKTSIAAQLDDGHRIALRRHNEEVDKNRHILSKIIDCIKFCGAFELAMWGHDESDSSDNPGIFRGLVDLMASIDHDLRQHLENATVFKGTSKTVQNEILDCMLAVLRERIVEEVKAAKFLAIQADETTDISTHCQLVMVLRYIDQRNRIQERFFEFIKLPNACADAIASALSERLRFILPQGQERKLIAQAYDGAAVMRGTTGGVQRKIQDIYANAHYVHCYAHQLNLVMQQATSHIPQISHFFSDIAGFASFFTKSSKRTAVLDEVVAHRLPSASATRWNFNSRAVNTVYEHKDDLVRCFQTIRNSEGFDAPTKRDAGGFVRMLEDEAFCFFLALFHKIMPHVDMLYNHLQKRNIDSVTIAGITQTFISRMQAIREALPNLVVDEEYRGPVQDPPTKRRRTLGEDRQHHLALEVCDTIMSHAKERFSFTKHLVSATLLQGDLFQQHSKNFPDAALQTTVEAYPSLDKARLKTELSLIYDNEEFQSCSGALALYQVLMENNLQDTFTETVSLLNILITTPMTTSESERCFSTLKRIKTFLRNNMAQDRLNALAMLSIEKKLTQELPDFNTRVIEKFATQKDRRAKFLYK